One window of Microbacterium sp. 1S1 genomic DNA carries:
- the dxr gene encoding 1-deoxy-D-xylulose-5-phosphate reductoisomerase, with protein MRRVIVLGSTGSIGTQALDVIRANPRRFELVGLAAGSNVAMIQEQAAQFQVEHTALGAAEAEQLVRDVEADVVLNAITGSIGLGATLAALEEGRTLALANKESLIVGGDLVLAAAAPGQIVPVDSEHSALAQALRSGTHDEIRRLVVTASGGPFRGRRRDELTTVTPEEALAHPTWNMGRTVTTNSATLVNKGLEVIEAHLLFDVPYDDIDVVVHPQSIVHSMVEFIDGSTIAQASPPDMRLPIALGLDWPHRVGGVGRPLDWTSATAWTFEPLDDDAFPAVALAKAVGRAGATFPAVYNAANEQAVDAFHEGRLSFLGIVDTVARVVDAHDAPDTLTVQSLAEAEDWARRKADQLIAVA; from the coding sequence ATGCGTCGCGTCATCGTCCTCGGCTCCACCGGTTCCATCGGCACCCAGGCGCTGGACGTGATCCGCGCCAACCCGCGGCGCTTCGAGCTGGTCGGGCTCGCCGCCGGGTCGAACGTCGCGATGATCCAGGAGCAGGCTGCGCAGTTCCAGGTCGAGCACACGGCGCTCGGTGCGGCGGAGGCGGAGCAGCTCGTGCGCGATGTCGAGGCTGATGTGGTGCTGAACGCGATCACCGGCTCCATCGGCCTTGGCGCGACCCTGGCAGCGTTGGAGGAAGGCCGGACTCTGGCGCTGGCCAACAAGGAGTCCCTGATCGTCGGCGGCGATCTCGTGCTCGCGGCCGCGGCACCGGGGCAGATCGTCCCGGTCGACTCCGAGCACTCGGCGCTCGCGCAGGCCCTGCGCTCGGGCACGCATGACGAGATCCGCCGCCTCGTCGTCACCGCCTCCGGAGGTCCGTTCCGCGGTCGCCGTAGGGACGAACTCACGACGGTGACGCCGGAGGAGGCTCTCGCGCACCCGACCTGGAACATGGGCCGCACGGTGACCACGAACTCCGCCACGCTGGTGAACAAGGGCCTCGAGGTGATCGAGGCCCACCTCCTGTTCGACGTGCCCTACGACGACATCGACGTCGTCGTGCACCCGCAGTCGATCGTCCACTCGATGGTGGAGTTCATCGACGGTTCCACCATCGCGCAGGCCTCGCCTCCGGACATGCGCCTGCCGATCGCGCTCGGACTGGACTGGCCACACCGTGTCGGTGGCGTGGGCCGTCCGCTGGATTGGACCTCCGCGACGGCGTGGACTTTCGAGCCCCTCGATGACGACGCCTTCCCGGCGGTGGCGCTGGCGAAGGCCGTCGGCCGCGCCGGAGCGACGTTCCCCGCCGTCTACAACGCCGCCAACGAGCAGGCCGTCGACGCCTTCCACGAAGGGCGACTGTCCTTCCTCGGGATCGTCGACACGGTCGCGCGTGTGGTGGACGCGCACGACGCGCCGGACACCCTGACGGTGCAGTCGCTGGCCGAGGCGGAGGACTGGGCGCGGCGGAAGGCCGATCAGCTCATCGCCGTCGCCTGA
- a CDS encoding YaaA family protein, whose protein sequence is MKILLPPSETKREGGDGGPLDLSALALADLAPQRSAVVDALVALSGDEEAARRVLKLSERQRGDVGHNRALRSSPTMPAVDRYTGVLFDALDAASLSSASRRWLDAHVWIHSAPFGPVAALDPIPTYRLAAGTALPGVAPLRRHWSAPTSVAIAADAPAFVLDLRSEAYVALGPVPAEVPSVYVRVVTAQGRALNHFNKRSKGLLVRALAEDRPRIGSLRALHRWAHAHDLLLREAPWTGEVELVVEE, encoded by the coding sequence ATGAAGATCCTGCTCCCGCCGTCCGAGACGAAACGCGAAGGCGGTGACGGAGGCCCGCTGGACCTCTCTGCGCTGGCGCTCGCTGACCTTGCGCCCCAGCGGTCTGCGGTGGTCGACGCCCTCGTCGCTCTCTCCGGCGATGAGGAGGCCGCGCGGCGTGTGCTCAAGCTCAGCGAGCGCCAGCGTGGCGACGTCGGCCACAACCGCGCGCTCCGGTCGTCGCCCACCATGCCCGCGGTGGACCGCTACACGGGGGTGCTGTTCGACGCGCTCGATGCGGCGTCCCTCTCGTCGGCCTCGCGTCGCTGGCTCGACGCGCACGTGTGGATTCACAGCGCTCCCTTCGGCCCGGTCGCCGCCCTGGACCCCATCCCGACGTACCGGCTCGCGGCGGGTACCGCGCTGCCCGGAGTGGCTCCGCTCCGCCGGCACTGGTCCGCTCCCACGTCTGTGGCGATCGCGGCGGACGCGCCCGCCTTCGTCCTGGATCTGCGCAGCGAGGCGTACGTGGCCCTCGGCCCGGTTCCGGCGGAGGTGCCGTCCGTGTACGTGAGGGTCGTGACGGCCCAGGGGAGGGCTCTCAATCACTTCAACAAGAGGTCCAAGGGCCTTCTCGTCCGCGCGCTGGCCGAAGATCGTCCCCGGATCGGATCGCTCCGTGCGCTGCACAGGTGGGCCCACGCCCACGATCTCCTCCTTCGCGAAGCGCCCTGGACCGGCGAGGTCGAGCTGGTCGTCGAGGAGTGA
- a CDS encoding FKBP-type peptidyl-prolyl cis-trans isomerase — protein sequence MNAEAGDTSDAVVVEGEGADTTVTVPADAEFANVERTVISEGEGENLTVNDLVSVQYQIVDAASGTVLDSSARGEDGSLPVLLDPNQSSLFVAALECEPIGSRVVLALPASALGEGASNLVVYAEAVDRLPEVATGEDLEPTAGMPEVELDDDGKPTVTIPDGDAPTETKVAVLKQGDGATVASGDLVVVQYLGVKWSDGEEFDSSWSRDAAPAQFQTTGVVAGFQKALEGQKVGSQVLVVMPPSDGYGASEGHELQDESLVFVVDILATTPVQAQQ from the coding sequence GTGAACGCCGAGGCCGGAGACACCTCCGACGCGGTCGTCGTCGAGGGCGAAGGCGCCGACACGACGGTGACCGTTCCCGCCGACGCCGAGTTCGCGAACGTCGAGCGCACGGTCATCTCCGAAGGCGAAGGGGAGAACCTCACGGTGAACGATCTCGTCTCCGTGCAGTACCAGATCGTCGACGCCGCCAGCGGCACGGTCCTCGACTCGTCGGCACGAGGCGAGGACGGATCGCTCCCCGTTCTGCTCGACCCGAACCAGTCCTCGCTGTTCGTCGCCGCGCTGGAGTGTGAGCCGATCGGCTCGCGGGTGGTCCTCGCTCTTCCCGCCAGCGCTCTCGGCGAGGGGGCGAGCAATCTCGTGGTCTATGCCGAGGCGGTGGATCGTCTTCCCGAGGTCGCCACGGGCGAGGACCTCGAGCCGACAGCCGGGATGCCCGAGGTCGAGCTCGACGACGACGGCAAGCCGACCGTCACGATCCCGGACGGGGATGCGCCGACCGAGACGAAGGTCGCCGTCCTCAAGCAGGGAGATGGCGCGACGGTGGCGTCCGGCGACCTCGTCGTCGTCCAGTACCTCGGCGTGAAGTGGTCCGACGGCGAGGAGTTCGACTCGAGCTGGAGCCGCGATGCGGCGCCCGCCCAGTTCCAGACCACCGGTGTCGTCGCCGGCTTCCAGAAGGCGCTCGAGGGCCAGAAGGTCGGTTCTCAGGTCCTCGTGGTGATGCCGCCGTCCGATGGCTACGGAGCGAGCGAGGGACACGAGCTGCAGGATGAGAGCCTCGTCTTCGTCGTCGACATCTTGGCGACGACCCCCGTACAGGCCCAGCAGTAG
- a CDS encoding asparaginase: protein MLETLTVQDSVELAVVERSGFVESRHAGAAVVLSPEGEVVARHGNVDALVLPRSSLKPLQAVACLTAGAVLEGEQLALSTASHSGTDRHAEVVRDILTAGGLNEDDLACPPAWPTDSATRDEMVREHGQEARVRMNCSGKHAAMLRACVATGWPTDGYLDPAHPLQAHIREVVERLTGEKMAHTAIDGCGAPVYALSLTGLARAIHRIGTASERSPFALHRVAGSLVKAVRENPWTIDGPGRPDTIAIERLGVFAKGGAEGVMVMVAPNGTTVALKMLDGGARASTIVAATLLARAGGLTDADVAALADALPLTVLGGGASVGAIRPGAGL from the coding sequence GTGCTGGAGACTCTCACCGTTCAGGATTCCGTGGAACTCGCCGTCGTGGAACGGAGCGGCTTCGTCGAGTCGCGTCACGCCGGTGCGGCCGTCGTACTCTCGCCCGAGGGCGAGGTGGTCGCGCGTCACGGGAACGTGGACGCGCTGGTCCTCCCGCGCTCCAGCCTGAAGCCGCTCCAGGCGGTCGCTTGCCTCACGGCCGGTGCCGTGCTCGAGGGCGAGCAGCTGGCCCTCTCCACGGCCAGCCACTCCGGCACGGACCGACACGCCGAGGTCGTCCGGGACATCCTCACCGCTGGTGGACTCAACGAGGACGATCTCGCCTGTCCCCCGGCCTGGCCCACGGATTCCGCGACGCGTGACGAGATGGTGCGCGAGCACGGCCAGGAGGCGCGGGTCCGGATGAACTGCTCGGGCAAGCACGCCGCGATGCTCCGAGCCTGCGTCGCGACGGGGTGGCCGACCGACGGCTACCTCGACCCCGCTCACCCCCTTCAGGCGCATATCCGCGAGGTCGTCGAACGGCTGACCGGCGAGAAGATGGCGCACACCGCGATCGACGGTTGCGGCGCCCCCGTGTATGCGCTCAGCCTCACGGGACTGGCGCGCGCCATCCACCGCATCGGCACCGCCTCGGAGCGTTCCCCCTTCGCGCTGCACCGCGTGGCGGGATCCCTGGTGAAGGCCGTGCGCGAGAACCCCTGGACGATCGACGGTCCCGGTCGCCCCGACACGATCGCGATCGAGCGTCTCGGCGTCTTCGCCAAGGGCGGCGCCGAGGGGGTCATGGTCATGGTCGCGCCGAACGGCACCACCGTCGCCCTCAAGATGCTGGACGGCGGAGCACGGGCGTCGACGATCGTGGCCGCCACCCTGCTGGCACGCGCCGGCGGCCTGACGGACGCGGATGTCGCAGCCCTCGCCGACGCCCTGCCCCTCACGGTACTCGGCGGCGGAGCGAGCGTCGGTGCGATCCGCCCGGGTGCGGGTCTCTGA
- a CDS encoding PP2C family protein-serine/threonine phosphatase — protein sequence MAETKTHTVTVAHRPLLLSWAGVTDQGRRRETNQDALLAEYPLFIVADGMGGHAGGEIASQSTVARLRAVVAADDVSPTAIEKALALAVDDIAEHPDTTDEGTGTTLTGVYLDAHGDEPHWVALNIGDSRVYLLRDDRLLQVTTDHSVVQELIAAGKLSPEEAEGHPYSNVITRAVGASELTAPDYVTIDVRPGDRFVICSDGLTKELTDYGIQHFLREHADPGASVDAMLAAALDNGGRDNVTVIVVQVSEPEDSSSTRGDTAE from the coding sequence GTGGCTGAGACCAAGACGCACACCGTCACGGTTGCGCACCGCCCGTTGCTGCTGTCCTGGGCCGGGGTCACCGATCAGGGGAGGCGTCGCGAGACGAACCAGGACGCCCTGCTCGCCGAGTACCCGTTGTTCATCGTCGCGGACGGCATGGGCGGCCATGCGGGTGGGGAGATCGCCAGTCAGAGCACCGTGGCCCGCCTGCGCGCCGTCGTCGCCGCGGACGACGTCAGCCCGACCGCGATCGAGAAGGCGCTCGCCCTCGCCGTCGACGACATCGCGGAACATCCGGACACGACGGACGAAGGCACCGGCACCACACTCACCGGCGTCTATCTTGACGCGCACGGCGACGAACCCCACTGGGTGGCGCTGAACATCGGCGACTCGCGCGTGTATCTGCTGCGGGATGACCGCCTCCTTCAGGTCACGACCGATCACTCGGTCGTGCAGGAGCTCATCGCGGCCGGGAAGCTGAGCCCGGAAGAGGCGGAAGGGCATCCGTACAGCAACGTGATCACCCGGGCTGTGGGCGCGAGCGAGCTGACGGCTCCCGACTACGTGACCATCGACGTACGCCCCGGCGATCGCTTCGTCATCTGCTCCGACGGCCTCACCAAGGAGCTCACGGATTACGGGATCCAGCACTTCCTTCGGGAGCACGCCGACCCCGGGGCGAGTGTCGACGCGATGCTCGCCGCAGCCCTCGACAACGGAGGACGCGACAACGTCACGGTGATCGTCGTGCAGGTCAGCGAGCCGGAGGACTCGTCCTCCACACGCGGCGACACCGCCGAATAG
- a CDS encoding large exoprotein translates to MGYDDYYGAGYLGLLFAYFFVILLIAVAGYVLTSLFYMKIFQKAGVQGGWRAWVPVYNSMIFFKLGDLSPWLVLYGIAGAALLSWIGIGFVFSIALAVLSVIAAWRVGLKLQKDAVWVVLYVFLAIVWLGINAFDKSRWNPNIQPAPWAGNGFLGDRTVWDGVPVQPSAAAPQQGYGAPQGYGAPQQGYAPPTQAYTPPTAPGYAPPAAPAAPATGAPIPPVPPDHTAGSARGAADDASGTSRGSADDASGTSGGTSGGTSGASDDAERPHAAPCVMT, encoded by the coding sequence ATGGGTTACGACGACTACTACGGGGCAGGTTATCTCGGCCTGCTCTTCGCCTACTTCTTCGTCATCCTGTTGATCGCGGTCGCAGGCTACGTCCTGACGTCGCTCTTCTATATGAAGATCTTCCAGAAGGCCGGAGTGCAGGGTGGCTGGCGTGCCTGGGTGCCCGTCTACAACTCGATGATCTTCTTCAAGCTCGGTGACCTGAGCCCGTGGCTCGTGCTGTACGGCATCGCCGGTGCCGCTCTGCTGAGCTGGATCGGGATCGGCTTCGTGTTCTCGATCGCCCTGGCGGTGCTCTCGGTCATCGCCGCGTGGCGCGTGGGGCTGAAGCTCCAGAAGGACGCCGTCTGGGTCGTCCTGTACGTGTTCCTGGCCATCGTCTGGCTCGGCATCAACGCTTTCGACAAGTCTCGTTGGAACCCGAACATCCAGCCGGCGCCCTGGGCGGGGAACGGCTTCCTCGGGGATCGCACGGTCTGGGACGGCGTCCCCGTCCAGCCGTCCGCCGCCGCTCCGCAGCAGGGGTACGGCGCTCCGCAGGGTTATGGCGCGCCGCAGCAGGGCTACGCGCCTCCGACGCAGGCGTACACGCCGCCGACCGCTCCCGGCTACGCGCCGCCCGCGGCCCCGGCAGCCCCGGCGACGGGCGCGCCGATCCCTCCCGTGCCCCCCGACCACACCGCCGGCTCCGCCCGCGGCGCCGCCGACGACGCCTCCGGCACCTCCCGCGGCTCCGCCGACGACGCCTCCGGCACCTCCGGCGGCACCTCCGGCGGCACCTCCGGCGCCTCCGACGACGCCGAACGACCCCACGCAGCCCCCTGCGTGATGACGTGA
- a CDS encoding FtsK/SpoIIIE domain-containing protein: protein MDPTPISLPSAAAPSRRRSLPLVAAVVPVGVGVALWLTTGAVHALWFAALGPLMIGASLIDGARSRRRERKAEGARLRLAWAEAETELQRRHEVERAHAERRHPGAAACVRERPLRDAQPPGRETALVVGRGRRPSAVRCAGGDDERAQAFRQRCAVLEDAPAVVPLGRGVCLRGARPLVEAAARALVLQLCLRYSPAHLSVVVEDPVITGLAMLPHAGRLRGRGFRLAVSTGASRARAADAVIWTIPPGGDVPEGITTVIDIQEPDVATLRTAEGVEDIAVECLSAGQAAAVAELCGAPEDEDDPAAAGLSIESVPQPPAGAGLAVALGRGTGEGPVAVDIVEDGPHAIVTGMTGAGKSELLVTWVAALCASHGPERVTFLLADFKGGTAFDRLRALPHVVGVITDLDETEARRGVASLAAEMRRREGVLAAAGARDVREIDLARLVIVVDEFAALLQDHAELAAVFTDVAARGRALGMHLILGTQRAAGVIRDALATNCPLRISLRVAEAADSRAMLGTAEAAELPGGVDGRGRALLRRPQDDAPLPLRVALTDDAFLRRIAAHGTGSPSPVPPWHPALPTRLPLAELLAALEDEQRGRTSRSLLVLGRADDPANQTQPLELLRPRRERGLVVLGAPGTGRTTVLRVIAAQHPAAVWFPGDPEAAMDQLAAWLDGGVTLPDLVLADDLDGIHAELPLEYAQEFVLRWEKLVRSTASVSWILTASRATRALGPCARRGAAPGFAADADAGGASRRGRRGRGLPATPPRRTCHRW, encoded by the coding sequence ATGGATCCCACGCCCATCTCGCTGCCCTCGGCGGCGGCCCCGTCCCGTCGTCGTTCGCTTCCCCTCGTCGCCGCGGTCGTCCCGGTGGGCGTCGGTGTGGCCCTGTGGCTCACGACGGGCGCGGTGCACGCCCTCTGGTTCGCCGCACTGGGACCATTGATGATCGGCGCCTCCCTGATCGACGGCGCCCGCTCCCGCCGCCGGGAGCGGAAGGCGGAGGGTGCGCGTCTGCGTCTCGCGTGGGCCGAAGCGGAGACCGAACTCCAGCGTCGGCACGAGGTGGAGCGGGCTCACGCGGAGCGGCGTCATCCCGGCGCAGCGGCGTGCGTGCGTGAGAGACCGTTACGCGACGCACAACCGCCCGGACGGGAGACGGCATTGGTCGTGGGCCGCGGCCGCCGTCCGAGTGCCGTTCGTTGCGCGGGCGGCGACGACGAGCGCGCGCAGGCCTTCCGCCAGCGCTGCGCCGTCCTCGAGGATGCCCCGGCCGTCGTCCCGCTGGGGCGAGGAGTGTGTCTGCGGGGCGCCCGTCCGCTCGTCGAGGCCGCGGCACGGGCGCTCGTCCTGCAGCTCTGCCTCCGATACTCTCCGGCCCACCTGTCCGTTGTCGTGGAGGACCCGGTCATCACAGGACTCGCGATGCTGCCGCACGCCGGACGGCTTCGGGGGCGCGGATTCCGACTCGCCGTCTCCACGGGGGCGTCCCGAGCGCGCGCCGCGGACGCCGTGATCTGGACGATCCCGCCGGGCGGCGACGTCCCCGAGGGCATCACGACGGTGATCGACATACAGGAACCTGACGTAGCGACACTGCGGACGGCGGAGGGCGTCGAGGACATCGCCGTCGAGTGTCTGTCCGCCGGGCAGGCCGCGGCGGTCGCGGAGCTGTGCGGCGCACCGGAGGACGAGGACGATCCGGCTGCGGCCGGCCTGAGCATCGAGAGCGTTCCCCAGCCGCCCGCCGGCGCGGGGCTGGCCGTCGCTCTCGGTCGCGGAACGGGCGAGGGCCCCGTGGCGGTCGACATCGTCGAGGACGGCCCGCATGCCATCGTGACGGGCATGACCGGCGCGGGCAAGAGCGAGCTCCTCGTCACGTGGGTCGCGGCCCTCTGCGCGTCGCACGGCCCGGAACGTGTGACCTTCCTCCTGGCGGACTTCAAGGGCGGAACGGCGTTCGACCGTCTCCGGGCCCTCCCGCACGTCGTCGGCGTGATCACCGACCTCGACGAGACGGAGGCGCGCCGGGGCGTCGCCAGTCTGGCCGCGGAGATGAGACGCCGTGAGGGCGTCCTCGCCGCGGCCGGAGCCCGTGACGTCCGCGAGATCGACCTGGCGCGTCTCGTCATCGTCGTGGACGAGTTCGCGGCTCTGCTGCAGGACCATGCGGAGCTGGCCGCGGTGTTCACCGACGTCGCGGCCCGCGGACGCGCGCTGGGGATGCACCTCATCCTCGGCACGCAACGCGCCGCCGGAGTGATCCGGGACGCCCTCGCGACCAACTGTCCGCTGCGCATCAGCCTCCGAGTGGCCGAGGCAGCCGACAGTCGAGCGATGCTCGGCACGGCAGAAGCGGCGGAGCTGCCTGGCGGCGTCGACGGCCGAGGGCGAGCGCTGCTTCGACGCCCCCAGGACGATGCGCCGCTCCCGCTGCGCGTCGCGCTCACCGACGACGCCTTCCTGAGGCGGATCGCGGCGCACGGGACGGGATCGCCTTCGCCCGTGCCGCCGTGGCATCCCGCACTCCCGACGCGGCTGCCGCTCGCGGAGCTGCTCGCCGCCCTCGAGGACGAGCAACGAGGGCGGACGTCCCGGTCACTCCTCGTGCTCGGGCGCGCCGACGACCCGGCGAATCAGACGCAGCCCCTGGAACTCCTGCGACCACGGCGCGAGCGCGGCCTCGTCGTCCTCGGCGCACCGGGCACGGGCCGGACGACGGTGCTACGGGTGATCGCCGCGCAGCACCCCGCGGCCGTGTGGTTCCCCGGGGATCCCGAGGCGGCGATGGATCAGCTCGCCGCGTGGCTGGACGGCGGTGTCACGCTCCCTGATCTGGTCCTCGCCGACGACCTCGACGGCATCCACGCCGAGCTGCCCCTCGAGTACGCGCAGGAGTTCGTGCTGCGCTGGGAGAAGCTGGTGCGGTCGACGGCCTCGGTCTCCTGGATACTGACGGCAAGCAGGGCCACCCGGGCCCTTGGCCCGTGTGCTCGACGCGGTGCCGCGCCGGGCTTTGCTGCGGATGCCGACGCGGGTGGAGCATCTCGCCGCGGGCGGCGAGGTCGCGGACTTCCGGCGACACCGCCCCGCCGGACGTGCCATCGTTGGTGA
- a CDS encoding OsmC family protein: MPAQTTPRPLGEHRYALTSTWTGNSGSGTSGYRDYRRDVTIEVAGKPELLASSDKPFRGDASRWNPEDMLLASLSECHLLSYLHACVTAGVVVVSYRDSASGVMRENGAGGGAFVEVLLRPEVVVAEASMIEAAERAHAQANEWCFIANSVNFPVRHEATVTAA, encoded by the coding sequence ATGCCAGCGCAGACGACCCCACGCCCCCTGGGCGAGCACCGCTACGCCCTCACGTCCACCTGGACCGGTAACAGCGGCTCCGGCACCAGCGGCTATCGGGACTATCGCCGTGACGTCACGATCGAGGTGGCGGGCAAGCCGGAGCTGCTCGCGTCGTCCGACAAGCCCTTCCGCGGCGACGCCTCACGCTGGAATCCGGAGGACATGCTGTTGGCTTCGCTCTCCGAGTGCCACCTGCTGTCCTACCTCCACGCATGCGTGACAGCGGGTGTCGTCGTCGTCTCGTATCGCGACAGCGCGAGCGGCGTCATGCGAGAGAACGGGGCGGGCGGCGGTGCCTTCGTCGAGGTGCTGCTGCGCCCTGAGGTGGTGGTGGCGGAGGCCTCGATGATTGAGGCAGCCGAGCGTGCGCACGCGCAGGCGAACGAATGGTGTTTCATCGCCAACTCGGTCAACTTCCCCGTGCGGCACGAAGCGACCGTGACAGCCGCCTGA
- a CDS encoding F0F1 ATP synthase subunit epsilon: protein MALHVSLVSADAEVWTGEASLVVAKTVEGEIGFMSGHEPVLAILAEGQVRITQTDGAKVLANAQDGFLSMEGDVLTIVAGNAALIS from the coding sequence ATGGCGCTGCACGTCAGCCTCGTCTCCGCCGACGCGGAGGTCTGGACGGGAGAGGCGAGCCTCGTGGTCGCCAAGACCGTCGAGGGCGAGATCGGCTTCATGTCCGGTCACGAGCCGGTGCTGGCCATCCTCGCCGAGGGCCAGGTCCGGATCACCCAGACGGATGGCGCCAAGGTGCTGGCGAACGCGCAGGACGGCTTCCTCTCCATGGAGGGCGACGTCCTGACGATCGTGGCCGGCAACGCGGCACTCATCTCCTGA
- the atpD gene encoding F0F1 ATP synthase subunit beta, which translates to MTTTATAEQPATAVVGRVARVNGPVVDIEFPHDSIPDIYNALKTTITIGEESTEITLEVAQHLGDDLVRAIALKPTDGIVRGQEVRDTGEAISVPVGDITKGKVFNVIGEVLNGEPGETIEVTERWPIHRKAPNFDQLESKTTMFETGIKSIDLLTPYVQGGKIGLFGGAGVGKTVLIQEMIQRVAQDHGGVSVFAGVGERTREGNDLIHEMEEAGVFDKTALVFGQMDEPPGTRLRVALSALTMAEYFRDVQKQDVLLFIDNIFRFTQAGSEVSTLLGRMPSAVGYQPNLADEMGLLQERITSTRGHSITSLQAIYVPADDYTDPAPATTFAHLDATTELSREIASKGLYPAIDPLTSTSRIMDPRYLGEDHYRVATTVKQILQKNKELQEIIAILGVDELSEEDKIVVSRARRIQQFLSQNTYMAKKFTGVEGSTVPLKETIESFDAITRGDFDHVAEQAFFNVGGISDVEERWAQIQKENA; encoded by the coding sequence ATGACCACCACCGCTACGGCTGAGCAGCCGGCGACCGCGGTCGTCGGGCGCGTCGCCCGCGTCAACGGTCCGGTTGTCGACATCGAGTTCCCGCACGACTCGATCCCCGACATCTACAACGCGCTGAAGACGACGATCACGATCGGCGAGGAGTCCACGGAGATCACGCTCGAGGTCGCGCAGCACCTCGGCGACGACCTGGTCCGCGCCATCGCCCTGAAGCCGACCGACGGCATCGTCCGCGGTCAGGAGGTGCGCGACACCGGTGAGGCCATCTCGGTCCCCGTCGGTGACATCACCAAGGGCAAGGTCTTCAACGTGATCGGCGAGGTCCTCAACGGCGAGCCCGGTGAGACCATCGAGGTCACGGAGCGCTGGCCCATCCACCGCAAGGCTCCCAACTTCGACCAGCTCGAGTCGAAGACGACGATGTTCGAGACGGGCATCAAGTCGATCGACCTCCTCACCCCGTACGTGCAGGGTGGAAAGATCGGTCTGTTCGGTGGTGCCGGCGTCGGCAAGACCGTCCTCATCCAGGAGATGATCCAGCGCGTCGCCCAGGACCACGGTGGTGTGTCGGTGTTCGCCGGTGTCGGTGAGCGCACCCGTGAGGGCAACGACCTCATCCACGAGATGGAGGAGGCGGGCGTCTTCGACAAGACCGCCCTCGTCTTCGGCCAGATGGACGAGCCGCCGGGGACGCGTCTGCGCGTCGCCCTGTCGGCTCTGACGATGGCGGAGTACTTCCGTGACGTGCAGAAGCAGGACGTGCTGCTCTTCATCGACAACATCTTCCGCTTCACGCAGGCCGGTTCCGAGGTGTCCACGCTGCTCGGGCGCATGCCCTCCGCTGTGGGGTACCAGCCGAACCTCGCCGATGAGATGGGTCTCCTGCAGGAGCGCATCACCTCGACCCGCGGTCACTCGATCACCTCCCTGCAGGCGATCTACGTGCCGGCCGACGACTACACCGACCCGGCCCCGGCCACGACCTTCGCGCACCTCGACGCGACGACCGAGCTCTCGCGTGAGATCGCGTCGAAGGGTCTGTACCCGGCCATCGACCCGCTGACCTCGACGTCGCGCATCATGGACCCCCGCTACCTGGGCGAGGACCACTACCGCGTGGCCACCACGGTCAAGCAGATCCTGCAGAAGAACAAGGAGCTGCAGGAGATCATCGCCATCCTCGGTGTCGACGAGCTCTCCGAGGAAGACAAGATCGTCGTGTCTCGTGCACGCCGCATCCAGCAGTTCCTCTCGCAGAACACCTACATGGCGAAGAAGTTCACGGGTGTCGAGGGCTCGACCGTGCCGCTGAAGGAGACCATCGAGTCGTTCGATGCGATCACCCGCGGTGACTTCGACCACGTCGCCGAGCAGGCCTTCTTCAACGTCGGTGGCATCTCCGACGTGGAGGAGCGCTGGGCGCAGATCCAGAAGGAGAACGCCTGA
- a CDS encoding lysophospholipid acyltransferase family protein has product MSSEQSADPETPSEVSPKPRHAGFTYTVGRGLITPLARLVYRPRIEGREHVPTTGPVIFASNHLSFIDSVAIPVAAPRPVHFLAKSSYFEGTGFSGWLSKTFFEAIGAIPVRRGAGQAALDALDLQRQLLDEGLAVALYPEGTRSTDGRLYKGRTGVAFLALQTGAPVVPVGLIGTDKVMPVGAKMPTLSERITVRFGEPLDLSPHGPATSGRARRLATDEIMAAIHALSGQELAGTYNEAPAQNTIEKIKQALPHERR; this is encoded by the coding sequence ATGAGCTCTGAGCAGTCCGCGGACCCCGAAACCCCCTCAGAAGTCTCGCCGAAACCTCGTCATGCCGGATTCACCTACACGGTGGGCCGCGGCCTCATCACCCCCCTCGCCCGGCTCGTCTACCGGCCGCGGATCGAGGGTCGCGAGCACGTGCCGACCACCGGTCCCGTGATCTTCGCCAGCAACCACCTGTCGTTCATCGACTCCGTGGCCATCCCGGTCGCAGCGCCGCGGCCCGTGCACTTCCTCGCCAAGTCGAGCTACTTCGAGGGCACGGGTTTCAGCGGCTGGCTCTCCAAGACCTTCTTCGAGGCGATCGGCGCGATCCCGGTCCGCCGGGGCGCAGGGCAGGCGGCACTCGACGCCCTCGATCTGCAGCGCCAGCTCCTGGACGAAGGCCTGGCCGTCGCGCTCTACCCCGAGGGCACCCGCTCCACCGACGGGCGACTGTACAAGGGGCGGACCGGGGTGGCGTTCCTGGCGCTGCAGACCGGCGCCCCCGTGGTTCCCGTCGGCCTCATCGGGACGGACAAGGTCATGCCGGTCGGCGCGAAGATGCCGACGCTGTCGGAGCGGATCACCGTCCGGTTCGGCGAGCCGCTCGACCTGTCGCCGCACGGGCCGGCGACGAGCGGGCGCGCGCGACGCCTGGCAACCGACGAGATCATGGCCGCCATCCACGCCCTGTCCGGGCAGGAGCTCGCCGGGACCTACAACGAGGCGCCGGCCCAGAACACGATCGAGAAGATCAAGCAGGCCCTCCCGCACGAGCGCCGCTGA